In the Ferroacidibacillus organovorans genome, one interval contains:
- a CDS encoding response regulator encodes MLDSEKANSDTIRVLIVDDHELFREGVSAMIGRHKAIEVVGEASNGQEAVTQFMELAPDVVIMDINMPIMTGLEATRIMREKNSDARILILTVSDAEQALFEAVKAGASGYILKNASPQTVIDSVQRVYSGEPVIPGNLAVKIIHELSATATKKVQEVDPLTEREIDVLRHLSAGSSNRDIASALFISENTVRNHVRNILEKLHLSNRVQAATYALREGYTLRED; translated from the coding sequence ATGCTTGACAGCGAAAAAGCCAACAGCGACACGATCCGCGTACTGATTGTCGATGATCACGAGTTGTTCCGCGAAGGAGTAAGCGCCATGATCGGGAGGCACAAAGCCATTGAGGTTGTCGGCGAAGCGAGCAACGGTCAGGAGGCCGTGACACAATTTATGGAACTCGCACCCGATGTGGTCATCATGGATATTAATATGCCAATCATGACAGGACTTGAAGCGACACGGATCATGCGGGAAAAAAACAGCGATGCGCGCATCCTCATCCTGACTGTTTCCGACGCAGAGCAGGCGCTCTTTGAAGCGGTGAAAGCGGGCGCATCAGGGTACATCCTAAAGAATGCAAGCCCGCAAACCGTCATCGACAGCGTCCAGCGCGTATACTCGGGAGAACCGGTCATCCCTGGAAATCTGGCAGTCAAAATCATTCACGAACTGTCCGCAACCGCCACAAAAAAAGTGCAAGAAGTCGATCCACTCACAGAGCGTGAAATCGACGTTCTGCGTCACTTGAGCGCAGGGTCAAGCAACCGCGATATCGCGAGTGCGCTATTTATCAGCGAGAACACCGTGCGCAATCACGTGCGCAACATCCTTGAGAAACTCCATCTCAGCAATCGCGTTCAGGCGGCCACGTATGCGCTTCGTGAAGGCTATACCTTGCGGGAGGACTGA
- a CDS encoding catalase, whose translation MIAGFPSYREISTLQPRRPPVRVVHARGAGAHGMVDVTDVAQLRQVEHFKKADHECGRRIARGVGLSFLGNHVVE comes from the coding sequence ATGATTGCAGGATTTCCATCTTATCGAGAAATTAGCACACTTCAACCGCGACGGCCCCCTGTCCGTGTGGTTCACGCAAGAGGTGCTGGTGCGCACGGCATGGTTGACGTGACGGATGTTGCGCAGTTGCGTCAGGTTGAGCATTTCAAAAAGGCGGATCACGAATGTGGCAGGAGGATTGCGCGAGGGGTGGGTCTGTCATTTCTAGGCAATCATGTTGTAGAATGA
- a CDS encoding GNAT family N-acetyltransferase, producing the protein MSNEFLRMVVEPGLSEEAYLSVLDLAKRCQKHDGLTLKINEPFLRTRPAYEVNDFLYYAGDRLIGYLGLHQFQMHEVELTGMVDPAYRRRGIFSALVAEARQEIYERGASVLIFITPQESISGKHCLQSLGATYSFSEYHMQWDGRVRQAQPSSLTLRSAEGDEDFKRVAHITAACFEMDAEDVHTSIMKSSVPGMNRYLIESQGEPIGTIAVQEIDQREAFLFGFCILEAYRGKGLGRVALTATIAQLSERGVSSIALEVAAENRRALTLYEGCGFSVVRANDYFKQSLE; encoded by the coding sequence TTGAGCAATGAGTTTCTGCGTATGGTTGTTGAACCAGGGCTTTCTGAAGAGGCATATCTGTCTGTGCTTGACTTGGCAAAACGTTGCCAGAAGCATGACGGACTGACGCTTAAAATAAATGAACCTTTTTTGCGAACGAGACCTGCCTATGAAGTGAATGATTTTCTCTATTACGCGGGGGATCGCTTGATTGGCTACCTTGGATTGCACCAGTTTCAGATGCATGAAGTGGAATTGACAGGCATGGTCGATCCCGCGTATCGAAGAAGAGGCATCTTTTCCGCATTGGTGGCAGAGGCGCGGCAGGAGATCTATGAGCGCGGCGCGTCTGTACTCATTTTTATCACGCCACAGGAATCAATATCAGGAAAACACTGTCTTCAGTCGCTTGGTGCCACATATTCTTTTTCAGAGTATCACATGCAGTGGGATGGACGTGTGCGTCAAGCGCAACCTTCCAGCCTAACGCTGCGCAGCGCAGAGGGGGATGAAGATTTTAAGCGTGTGGCGCACATAACCGCTGCGTGTTTTGAGATGGATGCAGAGGATGTACACACTTCGATCATGAAGTCGAGCGTTCCTGGAATGAATCGCTATCTGATTGAGTCGCAAGGGGAGCCCATTGGCACCATCGCAGTCCAGGAGATTGATCAGCGAGAAGCGTTTCTTTTTGGGTTCTGCATTTTAGAGGCGTATCGCGGGAAAGGTTTAGGGCGTGTCGCACTGACTGCGACCATTGCGCAGTTGTCAGAACGCGGTGTCTCATCCATCGCGCTTGAGGTGGCGGCAGAGAATCGCCGCGCTCTCACCCTCTATGAGGGGTGTGGATTTTCCGTTGTACGGGCAAATGACTATTTTAAGCAGTCTCTCGAATAA
- a CDS encoding MFS transporter: MAVESLGVSSLFKNRFLATILMSGLFVQIGIWVRNFGVLLYVMDRTHGNAYAVSLISVAEFAPIFIFSFIGGTFADRWPPKRTMVICDLFSGLALSVILGFLSSGAWQAVFFATLASSILSQFSQPAGMRLFKLYVPEEYMQAGMSIYQTMFAIFMIIGPMIGTFVYQHFGIFVCIIVTGIAFLFSAGTLLFLPRDHAETQAVERMSLLFDMREGIRYVLSKRVLSALGGCFLSAGLAIGLIQPLGIFIVTERLHLPQTDLQWFTGINGLAMVIGGVVSMVLAKRIAPHIVLFIGMAVSGLTIAGIGVSTIVWLSLLAQFLGGLVMPGIQISINTMILSHTENAYVGRVNGILNPLFMGGMILTMMVAGALVSWLSIVWVYLFSGMLFCIGLIALVPIFRKHSSALATELGDQA, encoded by the coding sequence GTGGCTGTTGAATCGCTAGGTGTGAGTTCGCTTTTTAAAAACCGCTTTCTCGCCACGATTCTTATGTCTGGCCTGTTTGTTCAGATCGGAATCTGGGTCCGAAACTTCGGCGTTTTGCTCTATGTCATGGATCGAACCCATGGCAATGCGTACGCCGTTTCCTTGATCTCCGTCGCTGAGTTTGCGCCGATTTTTATCTTCTCCTTTATTGGCGGGACATTTGCCGATCGCTGGCCGCCAAAGCGCACGATGGTTATTTGTGATCTTTTTAGCGGTCTCGCGCTATCCGTCATCCTGGGATTTCTTTCGAGCGGTGCATGGCAGGCAGTCTTTTTTGCTACACTTGCCTCGTCCATTCTGTCGCAATTCTCACAGCCTGCAGGGATGCGCCTTTTTAAACTGTATGTTCCAGAGGAATACATGCAGGCGGGAATGTCGATCTATCAGACCATGTTTGCAATCTTTATGATCATCGGTCCGATGATCGGAACGTTCGTCTATCAACATTTTGGCATCTTTGTATGCATCATCGTGACCGGAATCGCCTTTCTCTTTTCTGCGGGAACCCTCTTGTTTTTGCCGCGCGATCATGCAGAGACACAGGCGGTTGAGAGGATGTCACTTCTCTTTGACATGCGCGAGGGGATTCGCTATGTACTCTCAAAACGTGTGCTGTCAGCCTTGGGCGGCTGTTTTTTGTCGGCGGGGCTTGCGATTGGCCTCATTCAACCTTTGGGAATATTCATCGTGACAGAGCGTCTGCACCTTCCCCAGACAGATCTTCAGTGGTTTACCGGAATCAATGGGTTGGCGATGGTAATCGGCGGTGTCGTATCCATGGTGCTAGCGAAGCGGATCGCGCCGCACATTGTGCTTTTTATCGGTATGGCCGTTTCTGGGTTGACCATCGCGGGCATTGGTGTTTCAACGATCGTCTGGCTTAGCTTACTTGCACAGTTTCTGGGCGGGCTTGTCATGCCGGGTATTCAGATCAGCATCAACACCATGATTTTGAGCCATACCGAAAATGCGTATGTCGGACGCGTCAACGGCATCTTGAATCCGCTGTTTATGGGTGGCATGATCCTTACGATGATGGTGGCAGGGGCACTCGTCTCATGGCTGTCGATCGTATGGGTGTATCTCTTTTCCGGCATGCTTTTTTGTATCGGATTGATCGCGCTTGTTCCCATTTTTCGCAAACATTCGAG